A single region of the Pseudorhodoplanes sp. genome encodes:
- a CDS encoding formimidoylglutamate deiminase → MAQQPAAANTSLFFEHAFLPTGWVRDVRVTVINGIISAVQANAAADGSRRVSGIALPGLPNLHCHTFQRAMAGLAERRGPAHDSFWTWREVMYRFLGQLSPEDIEVISAFSYMEMLERGFTSVAEFHYLHHAPDGTPYADLGEMAVRIATAAGITGIGLTLLPSFYMYGGFGGAPAVPGQRRFLNDPDRFLKLAERARAAVGALPSARVGIAPHSLRAVTPDTLRAVVAATSDGPIHIHAAEQTREVEDCMAWSGKRPVQWLLDEMHVNHRWCLIHSTHMTKDETRRLAQSGAVAGLCPLTEASLGDGFFNGQDFLASDGRFGIGTDSNIDIDAAVELRQLEYSQRLLHRGRNVMTTIEGESTGRRLFTQALIGGAQALQRETGAIGPGKRADIVVLDGHHPDLAAAKDDVWLDAWVFVAGRSAVKDVFVDGAQIVENGRHHRRETIEKRYRAALAKIS, encoded by the coding sequence ATGGCACAGCAACCAGCGGCAGCGAACACCTCGCTGTTTTTTGAACACGCCTTCCTGCCGACCGGATGGGTCCGCGACGTCCGCGTGACGGTCATAAATGGCATCATTTCCGCCGTACAGGCCAACGCAGCAGCGGATGGCAGCCGCCGCGTTTCCGGCATCGCCCTGCCCGGGCTGCCCAACCTGCATTGCCACACCTTTCAGCGCGCCATGGCCGGGCTCGCCGAGCGGCGCGGACCGGCGCATGACAGTTTCTGGACCTGGCGCGAGGTCATGTATCGTTTTCTCGGGCAGCTTTCACCGGAGGATATCGAGGTCATTTCCGCTTTCTCCTACATGGAGATGCTGGAGCGCGGCTTCACTTCGGTTGCCGAATTCCACTACCTGCATCACGCACCGGACGGCACGCCTTACGCCGATCTCGGCGAAATGGCCGTGCGCATCGCGACGGCGGCGGGCATCACCGGCATCGGCCTGACACTCCTGCCCTCGTTTTATATGTATGGCGGCTTCGGCGGCGCGCCTGCGGTGCCGGGGCAGCGGCGTTTTCTCAATGATCCCGACCGCTTCCTCAAGCTGGCCGAACGCGCGCGCGCAGCCGTCGGGGCATTGCCCTCCGCGCGCGTCGGCATTGCGCCGCACTCGCTGCGGGCGGTGACGCCGGACACCTTGCGTGCGGTCGTCGCCGCGACTTCGGATGGACCGATCCACATTCATGCCGCCGAGCAGACCAGGGAGGTCGAGGATTGCATGGCATGGTCGGGCAAGCGGCCTGTGCAATGGCTGCTCGACGAAATGCACGTGAACCACCGCTGGTGCCTGATCCATTCCACGCACATGACCAAGGATGAAACGCGCAGGCTGGCGCAATCCGGCGCGGTGGCGGGATTGTGTCCGCTGACCGAAGCTTCGCTCGGCGACGGCTTTTTCAACGGGCAAGATTTTCTCGCGAGTGATGGCCGTTTTGGAATTGGCACCGATTCCAATATCGACATCGACGCAGCCGTCGAACTGCGGCAGCTCGAATACAGTCAGCGGCTGCTGCATCGCGGCCGTAATGTGATGACTACTATCGAAGGTGAATCGACGGGACGCCGCCTGTTCACGCAGGCCCTCATCGGCGGTGCGCAGGCGCTGCAGCGCGAGACGGGAGCGATTGGGCCCGGAAAGCGCGCGGACATTGTTGTGCTCGACGGCCATCATCCCGATCTGGCCGCAGCAAAAGATGATGTGTGGCTCGACGCGTGGGTTTTCGTTGCGGGACGCAGCGCGGTGAAGGATGTGTTTGTGGATGGCGCGCAAATTGTCGAGAATGGCCGGCATCACCGGCGCGAGACTATTGAGAAGCGCTATCGCGCAGCCTTGGCGAAAATCTCCTGA
- the hutI gene encoding imidazolonepropionase — MRFDTIWLDARLATLRTDLPGLGVIKDGAVATKEGRIAFAGPQANLPADWDAERRIPLDGRWITPGLVDCHTHLVHGGNRAHEFEMRLVGASYEEIARAGGGILSTVKATRAASEDELLASALTRLDRLIAEGVTTIEVKSGYGLDQETEARMLRTARRLARERKIDVATSFLGAHALPLEFADQDEYIDFVCSMIPALKQEGLVDAVDAFCEGIAFSPQQTARVFDAAKAAGLPVKLHADQLSNLHGAALAAQYGGLSADHLEYTDEAATAEMAKAGTVAVLLPGAAYMLREKQFPPVDLFRKHQVPIAVATDCNPGTSPITSLLTVMNMAATLFRMTIDEIIAGVTREAARALGKLPEIGTLETGKYCNLAIWEIERPAELVYRMGFNPLVQRIWRGQ, encoded by the coding sequence ATGCGATTTGACACGATCTGGCTCGATGCGCGACTCGCGACTCTGAGGACCGATTTGCCCGGCCTCGGCGTGATCAAGGACGGCGCGGTCGCGACGAAGGAAGGCCGCATCGCGTTTGCCGGGCCGCAAGCCAATTTGCCGGCGGACTGGGACGCCGAACGGCGCATTCCGCTCGACGGTCGCTGGATCACGCCCGGCCTTGTCGATTGCCACACGCATCTCGTCCATGGCGGCAACCGCGCGCACGAATTCGAGATGCGGCTGGTAGGCGCAAGCTATGAAGAGATTGCGCGGGCCGGCGGCGGCATTCTGTCCACGGTCAAGGCGACGCGTGCCGCCAGCGAAGATGAATTGCTGGCCAGCGCGCTGACGCGCCTCGATCGCCTGATCGCGGAGGGCGTGACCACGATCGAGGTGAAGTCCGGTTATGGACTTGATCAGGAAACGGAAGCGCGGATGCTGCGCACCGCGCGGCGGCTGGCCAGGGAGCGAAAGATCGATGTCGCGACGTCCTTCCTCGGTGCGCACGCCCTGCCGTTGGAGTTTGCCGACCAGGACGAGTATATCGATTTTGTCTGCAGCATGATCCCGGCGCTGAAGCAGGAAGGGCTGGTCGATGCCGTTGACGCCTTCTGCGAGGGCATCGCCTTCTCGCCGCAACAGACCGCGCGCGTATTCGATGCGGCGAAAGCGGCCGGCCTGCCGGTCAAGCTGCACGCCGATCAGTTGTCCAACTTGCATGGCGCGGCGCTCGCCGCGCAATACGGCGGGTTGTCGGCCGACCATCTGGAATATACGGACGAGGCGGCCACCGCCGAGATGGCCAAGGCAGGCACGGTCGCAGTGCTGCTGCCCGGTGCGGCCTATATGCTGCGCGAGAAACAGTTTCCTCCGGTCGATCTGTTTCGCAAACATCAGGTTCCGATCGCGGTCGCGACCGATTGTAATCCCGGCACGTCGCCGATCACGTCATTACTCACGGTCATGAACATGGCGGCAACCTTGTTCCGCATGACCATCGACGAGATCATCGCCGGCGTGACGCGCGAGGCCGCGCGTGCGCTCGGAAAATTGCCGGAGATCGGCACGCTTGAAACCGGGAAGTATTGCAATCTCGCCATCTGGGAAATTGAGCGGCCGGCGGAGCTGGTCTACCGGATGGGGTTCAATCCGCTGGTGCAGCGCATCTGGAGAGGACAATGA
- the hutG gene encoding N-formylglutamate deformylase: protein MNWITVRRGASPLIVSLPHTGTTIPKEYQDDLVSIWLARKDADWWIDRLYDFAASLNATIIHTSISRTVIDVNRDPSGVSLYPGQATTELCPTTTFDGEPLYKEKGPDETGIAERRRQYFTPYHDALTGEIARLRAIHDHVVLYDCHSIRSVIPRLFEGTLPDMNIGTNSGQSCDPQLTETIAELASASSFSHVVNGRFKGGWITRHYGRPGEGVHAVQMELACRSYMREPMGPLEENDWPAPYEAAFAEPMRNLLLRILRACVQFAEARNKVKVSS, encoded by the coding sequence ATGAACTGGATTACCGTGCGGCGCGGCGCCTCGCCGCTGATCGTGTCGCTGCCGCATACCGGCACCACCATCCCGAAGGAATATCAGGACGATCTCGTTTCGATCTGGCTCGCACGCAAGGACGCCGACTGGTGGATCGACCGGCTTTACGATTTTGCCGCCAGCCTCAACGCCACTATCATTCATACGTCGATTTCGCGCACTGTCATCGACGTCAACCGCGATCCGTCCGGTGTCTCGCTGTATCCGGGTCAGGCCACGACGGAACTATGCCCGACCACGACTTTCGATGGCGAGCCTCTCTATAAGGAGAAAGGGCCTGATGAAACCGGCATTGCGGAGCGCCGCCGGCAATACTTCACACCCTATCATGATGCGCTGACCGGAGAGATCGCGCGTCTGCGCGCGATCCATGATCACGTCGTTCTTTACGATTGTCATTCCATCCGGTCGGTCATTCCGCGCCTGTTCGAAGGCACGCTGCCGGACATGAATATCGGCACCAATTCCGGGCAGAGCTGCGATCCGCAATTGACTGAGACCATTGCCGAGCTCGCCTCTGCCTCGTCCTTCAGCCATGTCGTGAATGGCCGCTTCAAGGGCGGCTGGATCACGCGGCACTACGGCAGGCCGGGCGAGGGCGTGCATGCCGTGCAGATGGAACTGGCCTGTCGTTCCTATATGCGCGAGCCGATGGGACCGCTGGAGGAGAATGACTGGCCGGCGCCTTACGAGGCGGCTTTTGCCGAGCCGATGCGCAATCTGCTGCTGCGCATTCTTCGCGCTTGCGTGCAATTCGCGGAAGCGCGCAACAAGGTGAAGGTGAGCTCATGA
- the hutU gene encoding urocanate hydratase, with translation MRRIDNARVIRAPHGPELSAKSWLTEAPLRMLMNNLDPDVAEKPHELVVYGGIGRAARDWDSFDRIVNALRTLETDETLIVQSGKPVGVFRTHADAPRVLIANSNLVPHWGTWDHFHELDRKGLMMYGQMTAGSWIYIGSQGIVQGTYETFVEVGRRHYGGDLSGKWILTAGLGGMGGAQPLAATMAGASLLAVECQPSRIEMRLRTGYLDVQAKDLDEALAIIDKACREKKPISVGVLGNAAEVFPDLVRRGVRPDVVTDQTSAHDPLNGYLPKGWTLEQWEKERSSDPKKVEKAAKRSMVEHVSAMLDFHRMGIPTLDYGNNIRQMAKEEGLEHAFDFPGFVPAYIRPLFCRGIGPFRWAALSGDPEDIFRTDQRVKELLPDNKHLHHWLDMARTRIKFQGLPARICWVGLGDRHRLGLAFNEMVAKGELKAPIVIGRDHLDSGSVASPNRETEAMKDGSDAVSDWPLLNALINCASGATWVSLHHGGGVGIGYSQHAGMVIVADGTPEAAKRLERVLWNDPASGVMRHADAGYDIAIDCAKEHKLKLPSLG, from the coding sequence ATGAGAAGAATCGACAATGCGCGGGTGATCCGCGCCCCGCACGGGCCGGAATTGTCAGCAAAGAGCTGGCTAACGGAAGCGCCTTTGCGCATGCTGATGAACAATCTTGATCCGGACGTCGCCGAAAAGCCGCACGAACTCGTGGTCTATGGCGGCATCGGCCGCGCCGCGCGCGACTGGGACAGTTTTGATCGCATCGTGAATGCGTTGCGCACGCTGGAAACGGACGAGACGCTGATCGTGCAGTCCGGCAAGCCGGTCGGCGTTTTCCGCACGCACGCCGATGCACCGCGCGTGCTGATCGCGAATTCCAATCTCGTGCCGCATTGGGGGACGTGGGACCACTTCCACGAGCTCGATCGCAAAGGCCTGATGATGTACGGCCAGATGACGGCCGGGTCGTGGATTTACATCGGCTCGCAGGGCATCGTGCAGGGCACCTACGAGACGTTCGTCGAGGTCGGCCGCCGACACTATGGCGGCGATCTTTCCGGCAAATGGATTCTCACCGCGGGTCTGGGCGGCATGGGCGGCGCGCAGCCTCTGGCCGCGACCATGGCGGGTGCGTCGCTGCTCGCGGTCGAATGTCAGCCGAGCCGCATCGAGATGCGGCTGCGCACCGGCTATCTCGATGTGCAGGCGAAGGACCTCGATGAGGCGCTGGCCATTATCGACAAGGCCTGCAGGGAGAAGAAGCCGATCTCGGTTGGCGTGCTCGGGAATGCCGCCGAGGTGTTTCCCGACCTCGTCCGCCGCGGCGTGAGACCGGACGTGGTCACCGATCAGACCTCGGCGCATGATCCGCTCAACGGATATCTTCCGAAGGGATGGACGCTGGAACAATGGGAGAAAGAGCGTTCTTCGGATCCGAAGAAGGTGGAAAAAGCCGCGAAGAGGTCGATGGTCGAGCATGTGTCCGCGATGCTCGACTTCCACCGCATGGGCATCCCCACGCTCGACTACGGCAACAACATCAGACAGATGGCGAAGGAAGAGGGGCTTGAGCACGCCTTCGACTTTCCCGGCTTCGTGCCGGCCTACATCAGACCTTTATTTTGCAGAGGAATCGGGCCTTTCCGCTGGGCCGCTTTGTCCGGCGACCCGGAGGATATTTTCCGCACCGATCAGCGCGTCAAGGAGCTGCTGCCGGACAACAAACATCTGCATCACTGGCTCGACATGGCCCGCACCCGCATCAAGTTTCAGGGATTGCCTGCGCGTATCTGCTGGGTCGGATTGGGAGACCGGCATCGCCTCGGACTTGCCTTCAACGAGATGGTGGCGAAGGGCGAACTGAAGGCGCCCATCGTCATCGGCCGTGATCATCTTGATTCCGGCTCTGTTGCGTCCCCCAATCGCGAAACCGAAGCGATGAAGGACGGCTCCGATGCGGTGTCGGACTGGCCGCTGCTCAATGCGCTGATCAATTGCGCCAGCGGGGCCACCTGGGTGTCGCTGCATCACGGCGGCGGCGTCGGCATCGGCTATTCCCAGCATGCCGGCATGGTGATCGTCGCCGACGGCACGCCGGAAGCGGCAAAGCGGCTCGAACGCGTGCTCTGGAACGATCCTGCGTCAGGCGTGATGCGCCATGCCGATGCCGGCTACGACATCGCGATTGATTGCGCCAAGGAACACAAGCTCAAGCTGCCAAGTCTGGGGTGA
- a CDS encoding fumarylacetoacetate hydrolase family protein, translating to MRLCRFDENRIGIVLEHEIADVSDALDLLPSQRWPIPHGDLLIANLPKVRSRAETLAATAPRRKLDAVKLESPVANPSKIIAAPVNYMKHVEEARADAGINFGTDIKTIDHYGLFLKSNTSLIGPGDAVRLPALERRMDHEIELAIVIGKEGYRIPEARALDYVAGYSVSLDMVIRGTEDRSWRKSYDTFSVLGPWLTTPEEVNDPNNLDFWIKVNGETRQASNTKYLIFGLAKLISYASQAYRLYPGDIIMTGTPEGVGPVAPGDTMDCWIDQVGEMRVAVTLAS from the coding sequence ATGCGTCTCTGTCGTTTCGATGAAAATCGCATTGGCATTGTCTTGGAGCATGAGATTGCGGATGTATCAGACGCCCTCGATTTGCTGCCGTCACAGCGATGGCCGATACCCCATGGCGACCTCCTCATTGCCAATCTCCCCAAAGTCCGCAGCCGCGCCGAAACACTGGCGGCGACGGCGCCGCGCAGGAAACTCGACGCGGTGAAGCTGGAGAGCCCAGTCGCCAACCCGAGCAAGATCATCGCCGCGCCGGTTAACTACATGAAACACGTCGAGGAAGCGCGCGCTGATGCCGGCATCAATTTCGGCACCGACATCAAGACTATCGATCATTACGGCCTGTTCCTGAAGTCCAACACGTCACTGATTGGCCCGGGCGATGCCGTGCGCCTGCCCGCGCTGGAACGGCGGATGGATCACGAGATTGAACTGGCGATCGTCATCGGCAAGGAGGGCTATCGCATTCCGGAAGCACGCGCGCTCGACTACGTTGCGGGCTATTCTGTGTCGCTCGACATGGTGATCCGCGGCACCGAAGACCGGAGCTGGCGCAAGTCCTATGACACCTTCAGCGTGCTCGGCCCCTGGCTGACGACGCCCGAGGAAGTGAACGATCCGAACAATCTTGATTTCTGGATCAAGGTGAACGGCGAGACCAGGCAGGCGTCGAACACGAAATACCTGATCTTCGGGCTGGCAAAGCTCATCTCCTATGCCTCGCAGGCCTACCGCCTCTATCCCGGCGACATCATCATGACCGGCACGCCGGAAGGTGTCGGCCCGGTCGCACCCGGCGACACCATGGATTGCTGGATCGATCAGGTCGGGGAGATGCGGGTGGCAGTGACGCTGGCGAGTTGA